The following proteins are encoded in a genomic region of Deinococcus carri:
- a CDS encoding 2-oxo acid dehydrogenase subunit E2 encodes MATELKLPDVGDNIEQGTVVTVLVNPGDQIAEGQPVIEIETDKAVVEVPASQGGTVEALGVKVGDTVKVGGTILTLAGGGAAPAGQDATQPPAPGTVPASPSAEPESTAVAPDPATANRVAQEQQAAQKAQAASGGQPTATPAPASATPASGAQVTLPDVGDNISQGTVVTVLVKPGDQIAEGQPVIEIETDKAVVEVPANAGGTVQDVRVQVGDTVAVGGVILTLAGQAGTAQAGAAQGGQPGTAQAPAAEPDSAPVAADASTANRVAQAQQEAQKAQASGTVTAPTAPTQAPGAQRPYDTQTYDGRPVIPAAPSVRRLAREMHVDIHDVHGTGIAGRISEEDVRRAAGTPSVAATSVQPPAASSPAAAAPAPAVAAQPLPNFEKWGQVRREDMSGIRKATVRSMTQSWTTIPMVTHFDKADVTRMEETRKAFAARVEKAGGKLTLTHILMKVVANALRKFPKFGASLDLAAQQVIYKDYVNLGVAVDTPQGLLVPVLKDADRKSITEIVLELGELSARARDRKLKPDEMQGATFTISNLGGIGGTGFTPIVNAPEVAILGVSRGGIEPVWNRETGSFEPRNMLPLSLTYDHRLIDGADAARFLRSICESLEDPFLISL; translated from the coding sequence ATGGCCACAGAACTGAAATTGCCCGACGTGGGCGACAACATCGAACAGGGCACCGTCGTGACGGTTCTCGTCAACCCTGGGGACCAGATTGCCGAGGGGCAACCTGTTATCGAGATCGAGACGGACAAGGCGGTCGTCGAGGTGCCCGCCAGTCAGGGCGGCACGGTCGAGGCCCTGGGCGTGAAGGTGGGCGACACGGTGAAGGTGGGCGGCACGATTCTGACGCTGGCGGGGGGTGGGGCAGCCCCGGCAGGGCAGGACGCTACCCAGCCACCCGCGCCCGGCACTGTCCCGGCGTCCCCGTCGGCCGAGCCGGAAAGCACGGCGGTCGCGCCTGACCCGGCCACCGCCAACCGGGTCGCGCAGGAGCAGCAGGCCGCGCAGAAGGCGCAGGCGGCTTCCGGGGGTCAGCCCACTGCTACCCCCGCGCCAGCCAGTGCCACTCCAGCCAGCGGTGCCCAGGTTACCCTCCCCGACGTGGGCGACAACATCTCCCAGGGCACGGTCGTGACGGTGCTGGTCAAGCCCGGCGACCAGATTGCCGAGGGGCAACCCGTCATCGAGATCGAGACGGACAAGGCGGTCGTCGAGGTGCCCGCCAACGCGGGCGGGACTGTGCAGGACGTGCGGGTACAGGTGGGGGACACGGTGGCGGTAGGTGGCGTGATTCTGACGCTGGCGGGCCAGGCAGGAACGGCACAGGCAGGAGCCGCACAGGGCGGCCAGCCGGGAACCGCGCAGGCTCCCGCTGCCGAGCCGGACAGTGCACCTGTGGCCGCTGACGCCAGCACCGCCAACCGGGTCGCGCAGGCCCAGCAGGAGGCGCAGAAGGCGCAGGCTTCCGGCACGGTGACGGCTCCGACGGCCCCGACCCAGGCTCCCGGTGCCCAGCGCCCCTACGACACCCAGACCTACGATGGCCGCCCGGTGATTCCCGCCGCGCCCAGCGTGCGCCGCCTGGCCCGCGAAATGCACGTGGACATCCACGACGTTCATGGCACCGGCATCGCCGGACGCATCAGCGAGGAGGACGTGCGCCGGGCGGCGGGGACGCCCAGTGTCGCGGCGACCAGCGTCCAGCCGCCAGCGGCCAGCAGTCCGGCGGCGGCCGCTCCGGCTCCCGCCGTGGCTGCCCAGCCCCTCCCCAACTTCGAGAAGTGGGGCCAGGTGCGCCGCGAGGACATGAGCGGCATCCGCAAGGCCACGGTACGCTCGATGACCCAGTCGTGGACCACCATCCCGATGGTCACGCACTTCGACAAGGCCGACGTGACCCGCATGGAGGAGACCCGCAAGGCGTTCGCCGCGCGGGTGGAGAAGGCGGGCGGCAAGCTCACCCTGACCCACATCCTGATGAAGGTCGTGGCGAACGCCCTGCGCAAGTTCCCCAAGTTCGGCGCGAGCCTCGACCTGGCGGCGCAGCAGGTGATTTACAAGGACTACGTGAACCTGGGCGTGGCCGTGGACACCCCCCAGGGCCTGCTGGTGCCCGTGCTGAAGGACGCCGACCGCAAGAGCATCACCGAGATCGTGCTGGAGCTGGGCGAGCTGTCGGCCAGGGCGCGCGACCGCAAGCTCAAGCCCGACGAGATGCAGGGGGCGACCTTTACCATCTCCAACCTGGGCGGCATCGGCGGGACCGGCTTCACGCCCATCGTGAACGCGCCCGAGGTTGCCATCCTGGGCGTGTCGCGCGGCGGCATCGAGCCGGTGTGGAACCGGGAAACGGGGAGCTTCGAACCGCGCAACATGCTGCCCCTCTCGCTCACCTACGACCACCGTCTGATCGACGGCGCAGATGCGGCCCGCTTCCTGCGCTCCATCTGCGAGTCGCTGGAAGATCCGTTCCTGATCTCGCTCTGA
- a CDS encoding ankyrin repeat domain-containing protein: MTSDAATDLFQAIHANNLEGVRLLVTAEPRLLTAVSPTGLSPVLFATYYRRPEVLRLLLEAGAPLSVFEAAATGQLAVLREHLDARPDLLDTFSPDGFTLLGLAAFFGHEEVAAELLARGAEVNRPSTNAMRVQPLHSAVAGDHTPLALRLLAAGADVNAAQHGGFTPLMSAAQNGNTRLVEALLAAGADPAATTEDGQDAAALAREEGHQAVLDILSAPPHDPEESRNAPPPPTRETEA; this comes from the coding sequence ATGACCTCCGACGCTGCCACGGACCTGTTTCAGGCCATTCATGCCAACAACCTGGAAGGCGTGCGCCTCCTGGTCACGGCCGAGCCGCGCCTCCTGACGGCAGTCAGCCCGACCGGCCTCTCCCCCGTGCTGTTTGCCACCTACTACCGGCGGCCCGAGGTTCTGCGCCTGCTGCTGGAAGCGGGTGCGCCGCTGAGTGTGTTCGAGGCGGCGGCCACCGGCCAGCTCGCGGTGCTGCGGGAGCATCTGGACGCGCGGCCCGATCTGCTGGACACCTTCAGCCCGGACGGCTTCACGCTGCTCGGGCTGGCCGCCTTCTTCGGGCATGAGGAGGTGGCGGCCGAGCTGCTGGCCCGCGGGGCCGAAGTAAACCGCCCCAGCACGAACGCCATGCGGGTTCAGCCGCTGCATTCCGCCGTGGCAGGCGACCACACCCCGCTGGCGCTGCGGCTGCTGGCGGCGGGTGCGGACGTGAACGCGGCCCAGCACGGCGGCTTCACCCCACTGATGAGCGCGGCGCAGAACGGCAACACGCGGCTCGTGGAGGCGTTGCTGGCGGCCGGGGCTGACCCGGCGGCTACCACGGAAGACGGACAGGACGCGGCCGCCCTGGCCCGCGAGGAGGGGCACCAGGCCGTGCTGGACATTCTGAGTGCGCCCCCGCACGACCCTGAAGAAAGCCGGAATGCGCCGCCCCCGCCCACGCGGGAGACTGAGGCATGA